The genomic window AGGCGACGTGAATCACGTAGCGGGTTTCAGCCGTGGGCGTTTCACTGGTTGCATTCGATTCCAAATTGACTGCCGGATTGATTGAAGCCTCTTGTGCGGTTGTCGCTTTTTTCTGATGCGTCACGGCGTTTCTGTTTTCACCGGCATCTGGCGTGATACTCCCTTTAATGACGGCGAGTCCCGCCCAGAAAGCGACAAACATCATGAAGATGCCAATCATAAAAATCAGGACGACCTGTTTATTGCTGACCGTTGGTCTTGTTCCACTGTGATGAGTCCGGTTTTCCATACTTCAAATCTCTTTTCCGTTATAACCGAGAATATTTTTTAATAAAAGCAGGGGGTGAATTATTGTTTCAGAGAAGCGATTCTCAGGGCAAGCGAATGCGATATGATTTTATAAATTAGCCGGCTTGTCAATCGGCAAAGTGAGATTGTTGATAGATTGGTGAAGTTATTTCCAGTAATAAACTCCGGCAAGTACAGCAAAAGCCGGCGCAT from Acidobacteriota bacterium includes these protein-coding regions:
- a CDS encoding SPOR domain-containing protein yields the protein MENRTHHSGTRPTVSNKQVVLIFMIGIFMMFVAFWAGLAVIKGSITPDAGENRNAVTHQKKATTAQEASINPAVNLESNATSETPTAETRYVIHVASCGTREEAEKYELELKRAGYLSAYVKQSTDGLYHVDIGIYKERQDAQQAANDLSLHYKQTMIYQNDKH